The Planctomycetota bacterium genome contains a region encoding:
- a CDS encoding DUF2148 domain-containing protein — protein MAEHSPELRALETVADLMCLAARTAPKARGLDNLYIAIFRGEEKTKVTLRMRAIAAADAKALFFARDAAGCDAAPLVVLIGSKIGPLGIPHCGFCGHENCEACVKAGGRCVYNAGDLGIAMASAAAVAAAHHADNRMMFSFGKAAIEAGLLPPEVQIAFAIPLSATGKNPFFDRK, from the coding sequence ATGGCCGAGCATTCGCCTGAGTTGCGCGCCCTGGAAACCGTCGCCGATCTGATGTGCCTCGCCGCCCGCACGGCGCCCAAGGCCCGCGGGCTCGACAACCTTTACATCGCCATCTTCCGGGGCGAAGAGAAGACCAAAGTCACCCTCCGCATGCGCGCCATCGCCGCCGCCGACGCCAAGGCCCTCTTCTTCGCGCGCGATGCGGCGGGTTGCGACGCCGCGCCCCTGGTCGTGCTCATCGGCTCCAAGATCGGGCCGCTCGGCATCCCCCACTGCGGCTTCTGCGGTCACGAGAACTGCGAGGCCTGCGTCAAGGCCGGCGGCCGTTGCGTCTACAACGCCGGCGACCTCGGCATCGCCATGGCCTCGGCGGCCGCCGTCGCCGCAGCCCACCACGCCGACAACCGGATGATGTTCTCCTTCGGCAAGGCCGCCATCGAGGCCGGCCTCCTGCCGCCCGAGGTCCAGATCGCCTTCGCCATCCCCCTCAGCGCCACGGGGAAGAACCCCTTCTTCGACCGCAAGTGA
- the mtaB gene encoding tRNA (N(6)-L-threonylcarbamoyladenosine(37)-C(2))-methylthiotransferase MtaB produces the protein MLRCAFVTFGCKVNQYDSQAMRETLAQVGCSEVPAAAEADLYVVNTCCVTAESHRKGLQAIRRIARARPAARIIVTGCSAETHAERLRDLPGVVCVVGNQGKARLADVLAEHGLWPKPAGAAEWPAITRFAGHSRAFVKVEDGCNDFCSYCIVPHVRGRVRSRPPDDVAAEVARLVANGYLEVVLTGIHLGAYGLDWGDEPALASLVRRVLATPGLRRLRLSSLELREVSGELIELVAASPRLCPHFHIPLQSGDDQVLRAMNRRYTAADFLRRLDAIRSRIAEPALTTDVIVGFPGETDEQFRQTLAVCRQAAFSRVHIFPYSDRPGTAAATMPGKRPPAVLRARRDEMKALAADLMAAYHRRFVGRTVEPLVESERDPRTGLLVGYTERYVRTLFPGPDALCGTLVAVRAVAATASGLRAEAPS, from the coding sequence ATGCTTCGCTGCGCCTTCGTCACGTTCGGCTGCAAGGTCAACCAGTACGACTCCCAGGCCATGCGCGAGACCCTCGCGCAGGTCGGCTGTTCGGAGGTCCCCGCCGCCGCCGAGGCCGACCTCTACGTCGTCAACACCTGTTGCGTCACCGCCGAGAGCCATCGCAAGGGGCTCCAGGCCATCCGCCGCATCGCCCGCGCCCGCCCCGCCGCCCGCATCATCGTCACCGGTTGCAGCGCGGAAACCCACGCCGAGAGGCTCCGGGACCTCCCTGGGGTCGTCTGCGTCGTGGGCAACCAGGGCAAGGCGCGCCTCGCCGACGTCCTGGCCGAGCACGGCCTGTGGCCGAAGCCCGCCGGCGCGGCCGAATGGCCCGCGATCACGCGGTTCGCCGGCCACAGCCGCGCCTTCGTGAAGGTCGAGGACGGTTGCAACGACTTCTGTTCCTACTGCATCGTGCCCCACGTGCGCGGGCGCGTGCGCAGCCGGCCGCCCGACGACGTGGCCGCCGAGGTGGCCCGCCTTGTTGCCAATGGCTACCTCGAGGTTGTCCTCACCGGCATCCACCTCGGCGCCTACGGCCTCGATTGGGGGGACGAGCCGGCCCTCGCATCCCTCGTCCGCCGTGTTCTCGCCACGCCCGGCCTGCGTCGCCTGCGCCTCAGCTCGCTCGAGCTGCGCGAGGTGAGCGGCGAACTCATCGAGCTGGTGGCCGCCTCGCCCAGGCTCTGCCCTCACTTCCACATCCCCCTCCAGAGCGGCGATGACCAGGTGCTCCGGGCGATGAACCGGCGCTACACGGCGGCCGACTTCCTTCGGCGCCTCGACGCCATTCGCTCCCGCATCGCAGAGCCGGCCCTCACCACCGATGTGATTGTCGGCTTCCCCGGCGAGACCGACGAGCAGTTCCGCCAGACCCTCGCGGTGTGCCGCCAGGCCGCGTTCAGCCGCGTGCACATCTTCCCCTATAGCGACCGCCCCGGTACGGCCGCGGCCACGATGCCCGGCAAGCGGCCGCCCGCCGTCCTCCGCGCGCGCCGCGACGAGATGAAGGCCCTGGCCGCCGACCTCATGGCAGCGTACCATCGCCGCTTCGTCGGGCGGACCGTGGAGCCGCTCGTGGAATCCGAACGCGACCCGCGCACCGGCCTGCTCGTCGGTTACACCGAGCGCTACGTCCGCACCCTCTTCCCCGGTCCCGACGCCCTGTGCGGCACGCTCGTCGCCGTCCGCGCCGTGGCCGCCACGGCATCGGGCCTTCGCGCCGAGGCCCCGTCCTGA
- a CDS encoding glutamine--tRNA ligase/YqeY domain fusion protein, whose product MSDPAPSTPSAGDAPSDFIREAVKEDLRTGRFTRVHTRFPPEPNGYLHIGHAKAVWIDYGVAQDFGGLFNLRFDDTNPTKEEQEFVDAIIEDVRWLGADWGDRLCFASDYFGQMYEWAEALIRKGKAYVCDLSADEVSAYRGTLTEPGKDSPYRNRSVAENLDLFRRMRAGEFPDGSRTLRAKIDMASPNLNLRDPVMYRILHTAHHRTGDTWCIYPMYDWAHGLEDSIEGITHSLCDIAYENHRPLYDWFLDELGIYHPRQIEFARLNLTYTVMSKRLLIQLVKEGLVRGFDDPRLPTLAGLRRRGYTPEAIREFCTRIGINKVESLVDVALLEHCVREHLNRVAPRVMAVLRPLRVVLENYPDGQTEELDAVNNPEDPAAGTRKVPFSKVLYIEREDFMEAPPPKFYRLAPGREVRLRYAYFIRCERVAKDPATGEVVELRCTYDPATRGGDAPDGRKVKATLHWVSAAHAVAGEARLYSHLFTREDMGALPEGADFKDFVNPASLEVVTGCQFEPSLAAAPVGYRCQFERLGYFCADPDSAPGRPVFNRSVTLKDEWAKIQRKGST is encoded by the coding sequence ATGAGCGACCCAGCCCCGAGCACCCCGTCGGCGGGCGATGCCCCGTCGGACTTCATTCGCGAAGCGGTGAAAGAGGACCTGCGCACCGGGCGCTTCACCCGCGTGCACACCCGCTTCCCCCCCGAGCCCAACGGCTACCTTCACATCGGCCACGCCAAGGCCGTGTGGATTGACTACGGCGTGGCCCAGGACTTCGGCGGGCTGTTCAACCTGCGCTTCGACGACACGAACCCCACCAAGGAAGAACAGGAGTTCGTGGACGCGATCATCGAGGACGTGCGCTGGCTGGGCGCCGACTGGGGCGATCGCCTGTGTTTCGCCAGCGACTACTTCGGCCAGATGTACGAGTGGGCCGAGGCCCTCATCCGCAAGGGCAAGGCCTACGTGTGCGACCTCTCCGCCGACGAGGTGTCGGCCTACCGCGGCACCCTGACCGAGCCAGGCAAGGACAGCCCCTACCGCAACCGCTCCGTCGCCGAGAACCTCGACCTCTTCCGCCGCATGCGCGCCGGCGAGTTTCCCGACGGCTCGCGCACCCTCCGCGCCAAGATCGACATGGCCTCGCCCAACCTCAACCTGCGCGATCCCGTCATGTACCGCATCCTCCACACCGCCCACCACCGCACCGGCGACACGTGGTGCATCTATCCGATGTACGACTGGGCGCACGGCCTCGAGGACTCGATCGAGGGCATCACCCACTCGCTGTGCGACATCGCCTATGAGAACCACCGCCCGCTCTACGACTGGTTCCTCGACGAGCTGGGCATTTACCACCCGCGCCAGATCGAGTTCGCGCGCCTCAACCTCACCTACACGGTGATGAGCAAGCGCCTCCTGATCCAACTGGTCAAAGAGGGCCTGGTCCGCGGCTTCGACGACCCGCGCCTGCCCACCCTCGCCGGCCTGCGCCGCCGCGGCTACACGCCCGAGGCCATCCGCGAGTTCTGCACCCGCATCGGCATCAACAAGGTGGAGAGCCTCGTAGACGTCGCCCTCCTCGAACACTGCGTGCGCGAGCACCTCAACCGCGTCGCGCCCCGCGTGATGGCCGTCCTCCGCCCCCTTCGCGTCGTCCTCGAGAATTACCCCGACGGCCAGACCGAAGAGCTGGACGCCGTCAACAACCCTGAAGACCCCGCTGCCGGCACCCGCAAAGTGCCCTTTTCGAAGGTCCTCTACATCGAGCGCGAGGATTTCATGGAGGCCCCGCCGCCGAAGTTCTACCGCCTCGCCCCCGGCCGCGAGGTGCGCCTGCGCTACGCCTACTTCATCCGGTGCGAGCGCGTCGCCAAGGACCCCGCCACCGGCGAGGTAGTCGAACTCCGCTGCACCTACGACCCCGCCACGCGCGGCGGCGACGCGCCCGACGGCCGCAAGGTCAAGGCCACGCTCCACTGGGTTTCGGCCGCGCACGCCGTCGCCGGCGAGGCGCGCCTCTACAGCCACCTGTTCACCCGCGAGGACATGGGCGCCCTGCCCGAGGGCGCGGATTTCAAGGACTTCGTGAACCCTGCATCGCTGGAGGTGGTCACGGGCTGCCAGTTCGAGCCCAGCCTCGCGGCGGCCCCCGTGGGCTACCGCTGCCAGTTCGAGCGGCTGGGCTACTTCTGCGCCGACCCCGACTCGGCCCCCGGCCGCCCCGTCTTCAACCGCAGCGTGACGTTGAAGGATGAGTGGGCGAAGATTCAGAGGAAGGGGAGTACCTGA
- a CDS encoding Gfo/Idh/MocA family oxidoreductase produces MASEKWTRRGFLAGSTAALGLTVVSRKVLGGETETPPSDTLGGALIGCGGRGGGTFSEMSKLHGRPKVKGPDGTMVDPKPTFKVERRADCDVRFKDRADNKKIYTDFRRVLERQDIDLVAIGTPPHWHALISIAAMEAGKDVLCEKPMTRFIAEGRAVVQAARRYGRIFQVGTFGRYGAANDKGNVQKHKAFMRGLIKNTDMVYHIKGGFKVKEWSGMTVAPPQPVPANLDWDMYCGPSPLRPYHPHRVGGTHRGYWDYEGGGLADMGQHYLDAFCWTYGRENTAPVEIEPYAPPAHPEATGLWGWVEMKYADGLTLVLESGEWGKPYERAKTKGLNLDQALGDEGKKKLAELPDPEPLVPFAEAVVTRKRGEGNDPEGFHRTACILHLANIAIRMGRTIRFDPVAEQIVGDDEANRLVNQPMRAPWHL; encoded by the coding sequence ATGGCGAGCGAGAAATGGACGCGACGCGGCTTCCTGGCCGGCTCGACGGCGGCCCTGGGGCTCACGGTCGTGTCGCGCAAGGTGCTGGGCGGGGAGACGGAGACGCCGCCCAGCGACACCCTCGGCGGCGCGCTCATCGGGTGCGGCGGCCGGGGGGGCGGCACCTTCAGCGAGATGAGCAAGCTGCACGGCAGGCCCAAGGTCAAGGGACCCGACGGCACGATGGTTGATCCCAAGCCGACCTTCAAGGTCGAGCGCCGGGCCGACTGCGACGTGCGGTTCAAGGACCGGGCCGACAACAAGAAGATCTACACGGACTTCCGGCGCGTGCTGGAGCGGCAGGACATAGACCTTGTGGCCATCGGCACCCCGCCCCACTGGCATGCGCTGATCAGCATCGCGGCCATGGAGGCGGGCAAGGACGTGCTGTGCGAGAAGCCGATGACGCGCTTCATCGCCGAAGGCCGCGCCGTGGTGCAGGCCGCTCGCCGCTACGGCCGCATCTTCCAGGTCGGCACCTTCGGCCGCTACGGCGCCGCCAACGACAAGGGCAACGTCCAGAAACACAAGGCATTCATGCGCGGCCTCATCAAGAACACCGACATGGTCTACCACATCAAGGGCGGCTTCAAGGTCAAGGAGTGGAGCGGCATGACCGTGGCGCCGCCGCAGCCCGTGCCCGCGAACCTGGACTGGGACATGTACTGCGGCCCCTCGCCCCTGCGGCCCTACCACCCGCACCGCGTGGGCGGCACCCACCGCGGCTATTGGGACTACGAGGGCGGCGGCCTGGCCGACATGGGGCAGCACTACCTGGACGCGTTCTGCTGGACCTATGGCCGCGAGAACACGGCCCCCGTGGAGATCGAGCCCTACGCGCCGCCGGCCCACCCGGAAGCCACCGGCCTCTGGGGCTGGGTGGAGATGAAGTACGCCGACGGCCTGACCCTGGTGCTCGAGAGCGGCGAATGGGGCAAGCCCTACGAGCGGGCCAAGACCAAGGGCCTCAACCTCGACCAGGCCCTCGGCGACGAGGGGAAGAAGAAACTCGCCGAGCTGCCCGACCCCGAGCCCCTCGTGCCGTTCGCCGAGGCCGTGGTCACCCGCAAGCGCGGCGAGGGCAACGACCCCGAGGGCTTCCACCGCACCGCCTGCATCCTGCACCTGGCCAACATCGCGATCCGCATGGGGCGCACGATCCGCTTCGACCCCGTGGCCGAACAGATCGTGGGCGACGACGAGGCCAACCGCCTCGTGAACCAGCCCATGCGCGCCCCCTGGCACCTGTAG
- a CDS encoding HEAT repeat domain-containing protein has translation MPVSEELKKLVDQMPDADRRGMYSNVYEEKKPKPKEGEKEAPPPEQPKTYKDVDKERIEAAIAEIHKGGRESLLGLIDLLVEPVTKNEEAKPHYALHALALHVCKLEDKAARKEFANTLAAQLGGNRPKPVQAYLCQEIGTAGGKDAAPALGKLLTDDELCDPAARALTAIREGAAEQFRAALPKAAGKCKLTIVQNLGVLADAESVAALKAAAADADAHTRMAAVWALANIGDAGSLDVVLKASDAKPGWERIQNTKSCLLLAERLIAAGKKAEAARLYTHLRDTRTDASEKYVREAAEQGLAAAR, from the coding sequence ATGCCCGTCAGCGAGGAACTCAAGAAGCTGGTGGATCAAATGCCCGACGCCGACCGTCGGGGCATGTACAGCAACGTCTACGAGGAGAAGAAGCCCAAACCGAAGGAAGGCGAAAAGGAGGCGCCGCCGCCCGAACAGCCGAAGACGTACAAGGATGTGGACAAGGAGCGGATCGAGGCGGCCATCGCCGAGATCCACAAGGGCGGCCGCGAGAGCCTCCTCGGCCTCATTGACCTGCTCGTCGAGCCCGTGACGAAGAACGAGGAGGCCAAGCCGCACTACGCCCTCCACGCCCTCGCCCTGCACGTGTGCAAGCTGGAGGACAAGGCGGCCCGCAAGGAGTTCGCCAACACCCTCGCCGCGCAGCTCGGCGGCAACCGCCCCAAGCCCGTGCAGGCCTACCTGTGCCAGGAGATCGGCACCGCCGGCGGCAAGGATGCCGCGCCCGCCCTGGGCAAGCTGCTGACCGACGACGAGCTGTGCGACCCCGCCGCCCGCGCGCTCACGGCCATCCGCGAGGGCGCCGCCGAGCAGTTCCGCGCCGCCCTGCCCAAGGCCGCCGGCAAGTGCAAGCTGACCATCGTGCAGAACCTGGGCGTGCTGGCCGACGCCGAGTCCGTCGCTGCCCTCAAGGCCGCCGCCGCAGATGCCGATGCCCACACGCGCATGGCCGCCGTGTGGGCGCTGGCCAACATCGGCGACGCGGGGTCGCTGGACGTCGTGCTCAAAGCGAGCGACGCGAAGCCGGGCTGGGAGCGCATCCAGAACACCAAGAGCTGCCTGCTGCTGGCCGAGAGGCTGATCGCGGCAGGCAAGAAGGCCGAGGCGGCACGCCTCTACACGCACCTGCGCGACACGCGCACCGACGCGAGCGAGAAGTACGTTCGCGAGGCCGCTGAACAGGGCCTCGCCGCCGCGCGGTGA